From a region of the Calliphora vicina chromosome 4, idCalVici1.1, whole genome shotgun sequence genome:
- the LOC135957661 gene encoding vitellogenin-1-like yields the protein MKFLYSIVVLWFLIEGCSVQGRASFGASNVFSSFNTIVKGIGKEIPNVLLTPQELFKASKQVLFGLPETAVFKTINQVCSVYLAADTINPRVTPNMDTMSLRLRTPCEELIFPLNQAEEILESSDFDVNKKVAIFVTGWMSGSDAGYVSDMANAFNCRGDYNFLALNSSDSIDTLYTWSAFNTEEVGRQLAIALAKLAEQVPAENIHLIGHSLGSHIVGYAGRYFTSYTGLKVSRITGLDPANPCFNEGESLSGLQRGDAAFIDVIHTNPGVLGKENPVGDVDFFVDGMAPIKPGCTRFGCSHGRAYEYFTESVYPGNEDNFLGVRCTSLSKLKNGYCTGSEYPMGYAVPYDLRGNYVLSANAEEPYGQNNNGRAAVPSECVPECN from the exons ATGAAGTTCTTATATTCTATAGTTGTGCTGTGGTTTTTGATCGAGGGCTGCAGTGTTCAGGGAAGAGCTTCTTTTGGAGCTTCCAATGTATTCAGTTCATTTAACACTATTGTAAAGGGTATTGGCAAGGAGATTCCCAATGTTTTACTCACACCCCAAGAATTGTTTAAGGCTTCCAAGCAGGTTTTGTTTGGTTTACCCGAGACGGCCGTGTTTAAGACCATTAATCAAGTTT GTTCTGTGTACTTGGCTGCTGATACTATTAATCCTCGCGTAACACCCAATATGGATACAATGTCTTTACGTTTGCGTACACCCTGCGAAGAATTGATATTCCCCTTAAACCAAGCCGAGGAGATTTTAGAAAGTTCTGACTTTGATGTTAACAAAAAGGTGGCTATATTTGTTACCGGTTGGATGTCAGGTTCGGATGCTGGTTATGTCAGCGATATGGCAAATGCTTTTAATTGTAGAGGAGATTATAATTTcttg gccCTAAATTCTTCCGATTCCATTGATACCTTATACACTTGGTCTGCCTTTAATACCGAAGAAGTTGGTCGCCAATTGGCCATAGCTCTTGCCAAACTAGCCGAACAAGTACCAGCagaaaatattcatttaattgGCCATAGTTTGGGATCCCATATTGTGGGCTATGCCGGCCGTTACTTTACCAGTTATACTGGCTTGAAAGTCTCACGCATCACTGGTTTAGATCCTGCCAATCCCTGCTTTAACGAGGGTGAATCTTTATCCGGCTTGCAGCGTGGCGATGCCGCCTTCATTGATGTTATTCACACAAATCCCGGTGTTTTGGGCAAAGAAAATCCTGTTGGTGATGTTGATTTCTTTGTCGATGGTATGGCTCCCATTAAGCCAGGTTGCACAAGATTTGGTTGCTCCCATGGTCGAGCTTATGAATATTTCACTGAATCTGTTTATCCCGGCAATGAGGATAATTTCCTGGGTGTGCGTTGCACTTCGTTGAGCAAATTGAAAAATGGCTATTGTACGGGCTCTGAATATCCAATGGGCTATGCTGTTCCTTATGATTTGAGGGGTAACTATGTGTTGTCTGCTAATGCCGAAGAACCTTATGGACAGAATAATAATGGTCGGGCTGCTGTGCCAAGTGAGTGTGTGCCAGAGTGCAATTGA
- the LOC135957521 gene encoding vitellogenin-1-like: MKLFYSIIVFWFLAQSSNAQGEASDLLDSFGTIIEGLGVEIPKIIPTPQELFNVSNQILIGLPERAIAQTLNRLCSLYLAADTINPRITPNMDTMSFRLRTPCKELSFSLSKAEDILQSPDFDVNKKVAIFVTGWMASSDEYYVTDMANAFLCRGDYNFLALNSSDSIDTLYTWSAYNTEEVGRQMAKALQKLLKQVPIENIHLIGHSLGAHIVGYTGRYLTNYTGLNMTRITGLDPANPCFNEGESLSGLQRGDADFIDILHSNPGVLGKANPVGDLDYYAGGLAPIKPGCSKLVCSHSRAYKFFIESVYPGNEENFLGVRCTSLTKLNDGFCNGPAFPMGYAVPRDLKGNYFSAVNAEEPYGQNNNGRPAVPSQCLNLCLSGK; the protein is encoded by the exons ATGAAGTTGTTTTATTCTATAATAGTTTTTTGGTTTCTGGCACAAAGCAGTAATGCCCAAGGGGAAGCTTCCGATTTATTGGATTCTTTTGGCACCATTATTGAAGGACTTGGCGtagaaattcccaaaataataCCAACACCCCAAGAGTTGTTTAATGTTTCCAATCAAATCTTAATTGGTTTGCCCGAGAGGGCTATAGCTCAGACATTAAATCGATTGT GTTCTTTGTACTTGGCTGCTGATACTATTAATCCTCGCATAACACCCAATATGGATACAATGTCTTTTCGTCTACGAACCCCCTGCAAAGAATTGAGTTTCTCCTTAAGCAAGGCCGAGGATATTTTACAAAGTCCTGACTTTGATGTTAACAAAAAGGTGGCTATATTTGTCACCGGTTGGATGGCAAGTTCGGATGAGTACTATGTGACCGATATGGCAAATGCTTTCCTTTGTAGAGGAGATTATAATTTCttg gcTTTAAATTCTTCCGATTCCATTGATACTCTATACACCTGGTCAGCTTATAATACCGAAGAAGTTGGTCGCCAAATGGCTAAAGCTCTTCAGAAACTACTTAAGCAAGTACCGATTGAAAACATCCATTTAATAGGCCATAGTCTAGGAGCACATATTGTGGGTTACACTGGTCGTTATCTTACCAATTATACCGGCTTAAATATGACACGCATTACTGGTTTGGATCCCGCCAATCCGTGTTTTAACGAGGGTGAATCTTTATCCGGCTTGCAGCGTGGCGATGCTGATTTCATCGATATTTTGCACTCAAATCCCGGTGTGTTGGGTAAAGCAAATCCTGTTGGTGATTTGGATTACTATGCCGGAGGTTTGGCTCCTATTAAGCCAGGTTGCAGCAAATTAGTTTGTTCTCATAGTCGTGCTTATAAATTCTTTATTGAGTCTGTCTATCCCGGCAATGAGGAGAATTTCCTGGGCGTACGTTGCACTTCGTTGACCAAATTGAATGATGGCTTTTGTAATGGCCCTGCATTTCCAATGGGTTATGCTGTTCCTCGTGATTTGAAGGGTAATTACTTTTCGGCTGTCAATGCCGAGGAACCATATGGACAGAATAATAATGGTCGGCCTGCAGTGCCAAGTCAGTGTTTGAACTTATGTCTATCAGGAAAGTAA